One window from the genome of Osmerus eperlanus chromosome 1, fOsmEpe2.1, whole genome shotgun sequence encodes:
- the r3hcc1 gene encoding R3H and coiled-coil domain-containing protein 1, protein FSHAGIQQQLSIIFILVTLAFPSFSGVYLPKQENEFVHTVLDELENFIQRDNQKSVVLFPALPNRLRYLIHKTTENYPSLATFSVGESWCRRVVICFHQLRVELEEYSDSESNSSLYEEPYRRGVGVDNKLSMQARPTRTSLRNQGAKRPDKAIYVPRAARERLPLSPPDSPLTTIDVGLPNLGPSGSTQSVTSASSLCSSSSSETTEGTLSCAPNQNSATDSLAESTAHNSDQLLGKQKDMFVQLNGANSSHWPPALDHVVSYFMAVTLEDSEEDMHGQENLIDDRQELNISEIPAKTTEDASSFSEEEEIMVHLKDTNVSIQHAHNDYSCYEALWINQEEFSHVIEIYNFPPMFKTEDIQDAFTEYSSGGMKIKWVDDTHALGVFSSQSAASHALSLHHPLLKTRTLSEGSRKSKCKAVRQAEFIQPVKERPRTDSAVARRMVTRALGLQKSEARVQHY, encoded by the exons TTTAGCCACGCTGGCATACAGCAACAGCTATCAATAATATTTATTCTGGTCACCCTGGCGTTTCCTAGCTTTAGTGGTGTTTATCTTCCAAAGCAagaaaatgaatttgtgcacaCAGTCTTGGACGAACTGGAAAATTTCATACAGAGAGATAACCAGAAAAG TGTGGTACTCTTCCCCGCTCTACCAAACAGACTGCGCTACCTGATCCACAAAACCACTGAGAACTACCCCAGTTTGGCAACTTTCTCAGTAGGGGAGAGCTGGTGCAGGAGGGTTGTGATTTGCTTCCATCAACTCAG GGTTGAGCTGGAGGAGTACAGTGACAGTGAAAGCAACAGTAGTTTGTATGAAGAGCCTTACAGACGGGGAGTAGGGGTGGATAACAAGCTCTCAATGCAGGCCAGACCTACCCGTACCTCCCTTAGGAACCAAGGGGCTAAGCGCCCAGACAAGGCCATCTATGTCCCTCGCGCCGCCAGGGAGAGACTTCCGCTTTCTCCTCCGGATTCCCCTTTGACGACAATAGACGTGGGTTTGCCCAACCTTGGTCCTTCAGGTAGCACCCAATCTGTCACCAGTGCCTCTTCCCTatgctccagctccagctctgaAACCACAGAAGGAACATTATCATGTGCTCCCAACCAGAACAGCGCAACTGACAGCTTGGCAGAATCTACAGCACACAATTCTGATCAGCTTCTGGGTAAGCAGAAGGATATGTTTGTGCAGCTCAATGGTGCCAACTCCAGTCATTGGCCTCCTGCTTTGGACCATGTAGTGTCCTACTTCATGGCTGTGACCCTGGAGGACTCGGAAGAGGACATGCATGGGCAGGAGAACCTGATAGATGACAGACAGGAGCTGAACATCTCAGAAATACCAGCAAAAACCACAGAGGATGCTAGCAGCTTCTCTGAAGAGGAAGAG ATCATGGTACACTTGAAAGACACCAACGTATCAATTCAGCATGCCCACAATGACTACTCCTGCTATGAGGCCCTTTGGATTAACCAAGAGGAGTTTTCCCATGTGATTGAGATCTACAACTTTCCTCCCATGTTCAAAACAGAAGACATTCAAGATGCCTTCACAGAATACAG CTCTGGTGGTATGAAGATTAAGTGGGTGGACGACACTCATGCTCTAGGTGTGTTCTCAAGCCAATCTGCAG CATCCCATGCTCTGTCTCTGCATCACCCACTTCTGAAGACACGCACGCTGTCTGAAGGGAGCAGGAAGTCCAAATGCAAAGCCGTGAGACAAGCAG AGTTTATTCAGCCAGTGAAAGAGCGACCCCGCACTGACTCTGCGGTGGCTCGGAGGATGGTGACCAGGGCTCTGGGACTGCAGAAATCTGAAGCACGGGTACAGCATTACTAG
- the rplp0 gene encoding large ribosomal subunit protein uL10 translates to MPREDRATWKSNYFLKIIQLLDDYPKCFIVGADNVGSKQMQTIRLSLRGKAVVLMGKNTMMRKAIRGHLENNPALEKLLPHIKGNVGFVFTKEDLAEIRDLLLANKVPAAARAGAVAPCEVTVPAQNTGLGPEKTSFFQALGITTKISRGTIEILSDVQLIKPGDKVGASEATLLNMLNISPFSYGLGIQQVYDNGSVYSPEVLDITEAALQARFLEGVRNIASVCLEIGYPTLASIPHSIINGYKRVLAVAVETDYSFPLADKVKAFLADPSAFAVAAPVAAAEVAAAPAAAKEEVKEESEESDDDMGFGLFD, encoded by the exons ATGCCCAGGGAAGACAGGGCCACGTGGAAGTCCAActattttttgaaaattatt CAATTGTTGGATGACTATCCAAAATGCTTCATTGTGGGTGCAGACAATGTGGGCTCCAAGCAGATGCAGACCATCCGTCTGTCTCTGCGTGGGAAGGCTGTGGTTCTCATGGGTAAAAATACCATGATGCGTAAAGCCATCCGTGGCCACCTGGAAAACAACCCAGCCCTTGAGAA GTTGCTGCCGCACATTAAGGGTAATGTGGGCTTTGTCTTCACTAAGGAGGACCTGGCTGAGATCAGGGACCTGCTGCTGGCCAACAAG GTGCCAGCTGCAGCCCGTGCTGGTGCCGTAGCCCCCTGTGAGGTCACCGTGCCAGCTCAAAACACAGGTCTGGGCCCTGAGAAGACTTCCTTCTTTCAGGCTTTAGGCATCACCACAAAGATCTCCAGAGGAACTATTGAAATCCTG AGCGATGTGCAGCTCATCAAGCCTGGCGACAAAGTGGGCGCCAGCGAGGCAACCCTTCTCAACATGCTGAACATCTCCCCCTTCTCGTACGGACTGGGCATCCAGCAGGTGTATGACAATGGCAGTGTGTACAGCCCTGAGGTGCTTGACATCACAGAAGCTGCACTCCAAGCCAGGTTCCTGGAG GGTGTGAGGAACATTGctagtgtgtgtctggagatTGGCTACCCCACCCTGGcttccatcccccactccattATCAATGGCTACAAGAGAGTTCTGGCTGTTGCTGTGGAAACGGACTACTCCTTCCCTCTGGCAGACAAG gtgAAGGCCTTCCTGGCTGACCCTTCTGCCTTCGCTGTGGCAGCCCCGGTGGCTGCGGCCGAGGTGGCcgctgctccagctgctgccaaGGAAGAAGTAAAGGAGGAGTCTGAGGAGTCTGATGACGACATGGGCTTTGGGCTGTTTGACTAG